The nucleotide sequence AACTCCCCATGTATTTTGCAGAGCATGGCGACCTTCGTCTTATTGTTTTTATATACGACACCGTCATAACTGTATTTATCTCCATGGACTTTCCTTGCCTTCTCAATAAAGTACCGCCTCCGATCCTGCTTAACTAATGCATTCTGCATAACTTAACTATCGCCATGTTTGATGAGAGGTGGATGGGTAGGATATATCTGAGTTCTCTCAAGCCTTCCCTACTTCTCTTATTGATTGCTAACAAGTCGATTCAAGCTTGCACTATCCAGCCATGTATGGCGGATTGAGGCGGCGTTATTTGCAGTGAATCAATTCAGCCGTTTAATAAAGCGTTAGGGCGCGCGCACCAGGTTTCAGCCACACGTGCGCTCACCGGGAAACGTCAGAATCGAGTTTTGCTCGCCCGCAAACTCCAGCACCAAGGTGAAGTGTTTAGCCTTTTTAATGCGCTAAAACGCTGGGGCTCTGATGCCGGTATTGGAAACCTGTGAACCTGCGCCAGAAATCCCCATGCGCTCGACCTCTCGCCACTCGTAACGCCAAGCCAATATATAAGCGAAGCCCCAACAATATCCGGTCACGTGATTGCAGATCGCCAACTTGCGGTTCTGTTTAGCGAATACGAGAAAGATCGGGGCTGGATAACCCAGCAGATTCGCCGGGTCTAGCCAGAGATCATTCTCCCGAATAATGCTCTCCATCAATGCTTTGCGTGCTTTTGCAACTTGAAAACCAGAAAGCGAGCCCAAACAGCCCCGCCGAGCGAAGGAAGAGCATCACGACACTATTGGTTCGGTTATTCGCTGACAGCATCGACAGCAGGGAACCCTCCGCCCCAACCCAGAAAGTCCGTCTAGCGGAATCGCCAGACCTGCCAGCACTGAAACGTCAGGTTTTTACGATGCCAGCCATTCATGGTTTTCCTGATCAACTATCTGACCAATGTCAGTGCTAGCCGCAAGCTTTCAGCTCAATAGGTACTTATAGAGGCCATCTTAAGCCTGAAATTAAAATTTGTCACTCATAGAGCGTGCACCTATAGAGCGTGGCCCGATAGAGGCGGCACTCATAGCATCTCCGCTCTTTGAGGGGTGAAGATGCCAACCGATCCAAGAGTTCTTTTCGGCCAACGATTGATAGAGGCCAGAAAAGCAAAAAGCTGGTCCCAAGAGCGCCTTGCTCTGGAAAGCGGGCTGGCGCGTAGCTATCTCGGCGGAGTAGAGCGAGGGCAGCGCAACATTGCATTGCTAAATATCTATCGTTTGGCTGAAGCGCTCGACGTCACGCCATCATTCCTGCTTGAACTGCCAAGCCAAGATCAAGCCTGAGCATTTGCCTCGACTGGAACTTCGCGGCGAAATTGCGTCGACTTGCACAGCTGTATGTACCAACCACTCCCACAGTGCAGCGAGCAGCTAGGGCGAACTGCAAGTTCAGGAGCAACACCTGATACAAGACAATGAGTACCTACAGGACACCCTGCTCGTGACCTAGGATGCACTCACGCAGAGCCGCCGCGCGCATGAGCCGATGGTGTATCAACTCACCGAGCTGAAACAGGTCCATAAGGCATTAGAGTAGTGCCACGGCCTAAGAGGAGTGTCTAGTTTGACATCAGGAGTGCTGCACTAGTGTTCCTCCCGGCCACCGAGCGCTACCCCCAGAGAGCCGGGTAAAATCCTCCTGTAGCTCGGCAATCGCCTGGTTAAGTTCACACAGGCTTAAGAACTGGCGGTACCGCAGCCACGCCATGACCCAGCGCTCGACGACCTGTACCACCACCTCGGCTTTGTCCTGTGGCTTACGCGGCCGCGCCGGCAGCATCACGCTGCCGTAATGCCGGGCACACTCCAACGCGGCACGGTTCAAGCCCGGCTCGTAGCGGTCCGGATGGCAATCAGGGCGCGCGGGTTGTCGGGGACGATCATCTCGGTGACGCCGCCAAAGTAGCTGAACGCCTGACTCAGCGCGGTCAGCCAGTCCACCAGGGTTTTCACCGGGCGTGGCGTAGGCATAGGTGTAGCTTGAGGCTCCCAGTGCCGGCGAAGAAATGCGCCCAGGTGATCGCACCGGTGGTTGGATCGATCACCCGTAGCGTCGGGCCGGCGTAGTCGATCAACAGCTTCTCGCCGGCCTGGTGCTGTAGGCGCATCGAACGCTTGAGGGTTCTGGCGTAGCTGCGGTAATGCTCGACGAACCGGGTATTGCGGTAGGTCGGCTGCTCGGGATGGGCGGCGACGTACTCTTCCGACAGCAGTTACAGGGTGACGCCCTTGCGGCGGAGGCTGATCACGTCCGGCACACCCGTTCGCCGCGGGCCTGGCGCACCTTCGCGGTAGGCAACAGCACCTGCGCCAGAGCTACCTCATGTGGGTGCAGATGCGCTCGCTGAGCGAGATCAGATTGGGGGGCAGCTCCATGATCGCCTCCTTCTTACGTGGGGTGGGTTAGAGGGCCTCAGCGACAGCCTTGAAGGCGGCCAACAGCGGCCCGTTGGCGAGTTAGCCATAGCCCGCCGTGCTCGTGGGCATCGAGCAGCAGGACCAGGGCCTCGTTGATCTCGTCGCGGCTGTTGGCGCTGCCGAAGAAGAAGCCGTCGGTGGGCGTGAGGCGGCCCGCCAGCCAGTCGGCTTCCAACTCTTCGACGAGGGCCTCGGTGAGGTACAGGGGCTCGCAGTTGAACTGGTCGGCCGGCAGGCCCGAGTGGCGGGTGACGTGGATGAAGCAATCGAGGCCCATGGCGGACTCCTTCTTAGCTGGGGGTGGGGGGTTCGTGGCGGCTGATCCAGGCGTCGAGGAACGCCAGCCAGGCCGTGGGGTTCTTGCTCAGGGCGGCCGGGTCGCCGGGCACCACGGCCGTGCGACCGTCGGGCAGGGTCTCCACCAGCTGGCGGGCGTAGCGCGCCGGGCGGCAGTTCGGCCCCAGGAAGAAGTCGACGTGGCCCGGATCGAGGCATTCGCCGCGTTCCTCGCTGAGGCTGGCCAGCAGCTGGTCGTCGGCGCCGTACAGGTGCAGCAGCAGCGGGGTGGTGGTGCCGCCACCGAGGTGGAGGATGTGCAGGCCACGCTGGCCGAAACGCTGGGAGGGGGTGCCTTGGCGCATGGTCGGTGCTCCTATTCGAGGGATGGCTCAGATCACCTGGCCGTCATCGTCGATGTCGAGCGCGCCGCGCGTCAGCAGGCCACGGGCGAACAGTTGGAAGATGAATTCGGCGAGCGCGTCCTTGTGCAACTGGCCCAAGGCCTGCGCGGCCTGGGCGTCGTCGATCTCGCCCCGGTAGTAGCGGGCAAGGGTGGTGCGGATGTGCAGGATGGCTTCCTGGGACAGGCCCTTGGGGGTGGTGGTCATGGCCATTGCCTTCTTAGCTGGGTTTTGGTGGGTTTTGCCCGGAATACCGGGCAAGTATCGAAATTTGGGGGGTGATTACTGGAATTGGCTAAACCACCGACCGTGACGGGGTAGCGCGTGGGTATTTTTTCCTTACGGGATTGCTATCGGTTCGAGTGGGTGGGTGGCGGGCCGAGGGGTAGCGCGTAGCGCGTGGGATCGGCAAATGGCGTAGACCTCGGACTTTTAAGTAAGTCGTTGATTTTACTGGGGAAGTTGATTTTTGGGGTCGGACTTTGCCGCGAAAAATCGCCCACAAAATAGAGAAACAGTCAAGCTATTTATCTGTTCATCTGTTTTTTTGGTTCTTTTTCGCCCGAGGTTTTTTCGGCAACCCTCGTTTTCCGTTTTATGACCCCCCTTAGTAATAATATTTTGATTGTTAAAAAATATTATTAGATAGAAGAGAGATAACCGAGAAATCGAGCAAACAACGACCCGGGCCTGCCGGCGGCGTACCTGCACACCGGCCAAACGACCCGTTCAAAGATGGGAGGGGTGCTTCCTGCCAGCTCTAGGCCGGGCAGTTGTCGCGTTCAAGGTCCTGCTTGACCCGCTGCACCGTCGACTTGGCGCAGTCGAGCATCGCGGCGGTTTCCCGGATCGGCATGCCGCGACGCAGACAGGCCTTGATCTTGTCGTGCAGCTCGCCGTTGATGGGTCGGCCCTTGTACTTGCCTTGCGCCTGCGCCTTGGCGATCCCCTGCAGGGTGCGCCGCCGCCTGTCCTCGTAGTCCTTGCGCGCCACGGCGGCGAGCATGTCCAGCAACATGCTGTTGATCGCCGACAACATCCGCCCCGTGAAGCTGTCGCCCTGCGCCTCGGCCAGAAACTGGTGCGAGGTCGGCAAGTCGAGGGCGACGATGTGCAGCTCTTTGGCGGCGATGATGCTGCGCAGTTGGAGCCAATCGGCGGCCTCCAACCTGCTCAGCCGGTCGACCTGCTCGCACAAGAGAATGTCGCCGGGCTGGGCGTCCCTCAGCAGGCGGAACAGTTCCGGTCGGTGGAGTTTGGTGCCGCTCTCGTTCTCCAGGTAGAAGGCCGCGATGTGCTGGCCGTGCTCCTGGGCGAAATCGACGAGCATCTGCCGTGCTCGATCCACGTCCTGCTCCACAGTGGACGCGCGCAGGTACGCCCGGACAAAGCGGGGTTTTGGGGTCATGTTGCCTCCTGGGCTGTTTTAAGGTGCCGATATACAACGTACCGTTTTAAGTGACGAATCACTAGAAAAAGGCACACTTATCGAGGGCGCTGGGGCGGGCAGCTTGAGGGATGCTCAAAAGACGCGACCAACGGCATTGACGCCTAGCGTTTCTTGTCGCGCTGGAGGGCTTTGGCCCATTCTGGGTAACCCGGGTCTCGGCCCATAGGCTCTGAAAAGAGCGATCACCCCAGTCGCCAACCCCACTAATTGAGGATACGGCGTCGCGCACTCTCCCTAGGGCATGCCCTCCTCCATGAGAGGACCGACAAATAACACTAACAGCCATTTCGATATGCAGGCAGGCCTATATAGATATTAAGACAACCAATAACGGTACAATACTGATCGCGCCACACTGGTTTTGAGCCAACGCTATATGTGCTTGCCGCGGCAGTGAGCGTGCCAACCAAGCACCCCGGCCACGACTTTTACCCGATCATCTGTCCGAAAGCGGTACACAGACCCTATCACCACCCTCACCCACACTTAAATCCCATCGGTACATTGTACAAATCCCTGAAACTGCCCCAGTTATCGGAAAAAAATACCGATGACCAATACAACCAAGAGCCAAGGCACATCTATATCGATGCGCTCAACCTAATCCCAAAAGGCACA is from Pseudomonas sp. LS44 and encodes:
- a CDS encoding helix-turn-helix domain-containing protein, translated to MPTDPRVLFGQRLIEARKAKSWSQERLALESGLARSYLGGVERGQRNIALLNIYRLAEALDVTPSFLLELPSQDQA
- a CDS encoding recombinase family protein, whose protein sequence is MTPKPRFVRAYLRASTVEQDVDRARQMLVDFAQEHGQHIAAFYLENESGTKLHRPELFRLLRDAQPGDILLCEQVDRLSRLEAADWLQLRSIIAAKELHIVALDLPTSHQFLAEAQGDSFTGRMLSAINSMLLDMLAAVARKDYEDRRRRTLQGIAKAQAQGKYKGRPINGELHDKIKACLRRGMPIRETAAMLDCAKSTVQRVKQDLERDNCPA